The nucleotide window atgtttgaatgttgaccaaaagcgtgcaagggtagaaacatcgcgttcgatccagaaacaaagcaacaatcgatggaatggcgatactctggttctccaagacctaagaagtttcgagtccaaaaatctgctggaaaagttcttgtttcagttttttgggatggGATGGAAAAATCATGATCGATTTTTTGGATTAGGGTAGAAATAACTCTTCATTACTAACCATTCTAAGGGAAataattaaagagaaaagacgcggaaagctatccaaaggtgttttgtttttgcatggCAACGCCCCTGCACATAAATCTCAtgctgccatgcaaaaaattcctgatttggctccgtccgactatcatctctttcctcaactgaaacaAAGTTTAagaggtcgtaaattttcttccaatgagaaagtaataaaaactgTGGATGTCTGTTTTGGAGGGTAAgaagaaacctttttttttaaaggtcttgagacgttgcaggttcgctgtaataaacgTATCCAATTCAGAGGAGAATAtcttgagtaataaaatattttgacaatgaaactttgtttggttttatagtaggctaagaatttttcaatacatcctcgtaaataTGAGAAATGAATCTAATTCATTCAATGAATCTTATTAACTCAATGGTAAAATTAAGTTCGTTCgcttgaaaattgtaaaattataaattgtaataataaagtttttttaaaaataaattttcaaaagtaaaatctTTAACTACAGTACTTTTTTTATGAttgcaaattaataaaaacaaacgtgaatattataacggacgtagaaaaatatttggtacgaacttttgaaaataatttcatttcaaataattgctTCAGTATGGTTCGCTGATATCCTTTATAaccaaagtaattttttgtaatatgaaaGTATGGAACATGCAGTATAACATCAACGCGACAACAATAGATAATTACTCGGTATTGcgcaatattttttcatatcatgTAGTTTAAACGAGATTCACAAACagttttatcgtattcctattATGTTTAGTCATCGACTTGACGAAATGTTGTGCAATATTGTGGCAACGTCGATGTATAAATAGTTTACATGCACAGCGTTGTTCATCAGTACGATCCAACGATTGAAGTAGTGTTATAGTGCGCGGTGATTGTGATTCAGTGATAACTGCAGGTAACTGTTGTTAAAAagttgtgatttttttattgttttagatgGAGGTCGACAAACAAAAAACCGCTTCTGCAGCCATCCCAAAAGAACTCGAGGGGGTGATTCAATCTAAAGTCGCTGAAATAGTAACaagtattttagaaaatacaaaactTGGTCGAAGAAAACGCAGACACTCTAGATCAGAGTCCAGTCGTTCCAGATCAAGAAGCAAATCCAGATCTAGAAGTCGCGGAGGTCGTTCTAGATCCAGAAGTAAAAGTAGAAGTAGACACGGATATTATAAGCATGGGAGTAAGAAGTCACGTAGATCTTGTAGTAGAGAACGATGTGACGTATCTTGCAGTAGAGATAACGAACCGTGTGTAGGTTGGGAGAATTTCGGACCGTTTCCTCCACGTCATCACCATCATTTTCATCACCACCCTCCACATCATCACGGTTGGTTTCGTGGTGAATTTGGACCTTGGGCTAGAAAAGGAAAATGGGGTAGGCCTGGCAGATTCCCCTGGAATTCGAATTGCAAATGTGGTAATGGTACTGAAGCGAAAGAATCAGAAAAAACCAAAGAtgatacaaaagaaaaagaaggtACACCAGCTGCTGAGAGATATATGACGAGTGATCTTGAGTATTTGGATCTATGTGATGATGCAGATGATATTgaatagattattatttttttttggcttGTAATTcatatattgtatttttacgtattatattgtattattataatttgtatttgaaacttttatgtgtaattatatttcaataaattaaaaaattattgacatttgttgttttttctttcaagttctataaaaataagaaatattattattaaaggtGGAATTTGATCTAATTGTTCAATTGACTACTTAATAAACAACGCAGTGTTAATTtatgaattgttttatttcaagaaactaaataattttatctcaAATACTTATATGTAGTAATTGGTGGTCAGGCAGACCTAAAACACATAACCATTAATAAAATGATACTAAATGCGATCCAACGTTGTTCATAAACAAGTAATGAGAGAATAGTATTATCATTGTGAGCTTAGAGTTGAcaatggcaacgttgtaaaatgCGTACATTCTTATGCCGCCAGCATCGAACTCGATAAATAAATGGAACGGGCAGTGAGGTCGATTGAAATAGCTATATTGTAGTATCCCCATCGCATTCTTTCTCATTGCACAAACGTCAAGAACTtcgaatattttcatatgttCAATTATACTTACTGCAAAAAGTAATCTACTTACAAAAAACAAGTATTagcaattttttaatacaattagtCTTGTCAATTAAATACACTTGGTACGTCATTAAGTTATAAGACTTTTCATTTGCTACCAGGTATATCTTGGTAATCTGATGGTAGGAAATGATCCCCACATAATCTACTTGTTCTCGACGGATTTCAATCTTTCTGAACGTTTAAAAAGGAAACTGTAAGAACGTTTTTAAGGTTAGAAATATTTGTGgcaaaaaatatcgaaaacagACTTACGTAGGAAAAGAAAAAACCTTCTTTGAATAATGCGCAATTATATACAACACATTTAAACACCGTTATAATTTAGAAAGTCAATTTGATTGTTCCAAAGTGTCAACACACTCAAAAATCGCAACTGTACTTTgggttaaaaataacatcactTGATAAAAATGTCGTAAACACTTACTTTACTAATTTTTGTATTCACAAAGCTTCAAAATCCTcacaaattcaaaatcaaatattaacgAATAACGCCTTTAACCAGAACGCTCAAGAGAAAAACGGGGATCCTACAATCATGTGTTTTCTCTCATACAAGTTTGGACACTTTTCTGTATTGACAATTCccttctatttatttattgaattcgATGGCCGCCATTGGTGTACTGATTATCGACTAATTTTaccataaataaaacatttcgtAGTTATTTTATAAGTTCTGGGACTCGAACTGTTGCTTGTTTTATACTAAGGCCTCCAATAGTTCAGTGcccatacttatttaattttgaaaaacatttttgtgaagttacaagaaacgaaaacagtccaaattttttcaaatgtatccgTATCAATACTTcgtaccagcatcggttattacttcataattttcaaataaaaatattcataaaacgGTACACATTATAGAGTTTTATCAAGATTACCTTTTTGTAgtaaaattgaatgatgtttaagttcactgGAACTTTTGcttaataattctaatattgGAAAAGTTATAGTACGAAGTGTGTAattagcgccctctatgagagtgagaaataaaaacaaattcattggatgtatcagctcctttttactgagcaaaacccaaatatttttcagttttctatctatcctagagaggggataacaatttttttaaaccacCTGTAGATGCATTGTATCTAGACGGTCGTTGTGTATTAAAAATGCTCATCAAGaaactattaataatatttcaaataataagtttaaaGCTATACGTTATAAGAATTTAATAGAAAGACCTTGTACAAATAGAGCTTACATAATATATGTTAAtcttaatgtatatttttaacaatttttctgtgTGAAAACAAGCCGAAGCAAAGATATAGTATAAAACACTCGGAACAGTAGACCATTCCAGTATTAGTACCTTGGAAATCTTGCTGGGATGGAAAGCCTTCTGTTACTTGTATTTCAATACACTATTACCGAAATtttacgtttatttttattttggaaaacaaattttacgACTTACAGTCctatgaaaaacattttcattctTCTCCAATAGAATCTGGGCGATGTGGTGTCTCTTCTTCGGAATGGATTATCAACTCACAAAAATAACACTGTAAATACGAAACGATGTAAGGATTTTTGTTGAACCAATTTGTagtcctactgactgcgccaattagaTTAAAGTTTGTAGTTACTAAAaactactttttaaaaaataatcctAATTATTAACTACATTGATTTGCTAAATAGCACATAACGACATAGACGACACCATCATAACAATCGATAAAATAAGAGACATAAAAGACACAAAGTGACTGAGATAAAATAGTAACCTGCCAGGATAAATGTGACAATGATATGACAggtagaaaaatatatgaattaataaaGACAGTATGAGAAACGGAAACGGAAATATGGAAAACAACAGAGTTAGATCATAAtacatattagaaaaaatgCTAAAAAGGTGGATAAACTAATGGGGAGACTTGGAAAAACTGCATAATTCAgatgttatttttcttttcattgcTTTGAGATTCTTAAcatgaatttttagttttatacgCTAGTTTTATATGTgtaaaatatggaaaacaacACGGTTAATAACACCATAGAAGAATACGATAGAAGACCATCAACTCGAATACACAATACAGATCAGACAAAATGCTAAAAAGATGGATAAACTGATGGGGAGATGATATGATACTTGATGACGAAGAAATTTTACTATGGAAAGCATTTTCATTCTTCTTCAATAGGATCTGGGCGATGTGGTTCCTCTTTCTGGGAATCGATTATCAACTCACTAACTAACTATCACTGTACAAATAAACCGTAAATACGGAAGGATGTCACGATTTCTGTTGAACCAATTTGcaatcctattgactgcgccaattaaaTTTGTAGTTAATAAAAActacttttccaaaaatataattaattaataactaAATTGAGATTTTAAAACTTGAAAGCTAAATAAAACCTGtttttacaaatgaaaaaatgtaaaaagttaAAGATAAAGACTTCTGTTAGAGTAAGATTTAGCATTCTACTAGTGTAAGGTTACTTGTTACGTTCTCATAAATCTCCTAATATTTTTTGTCTCATATTAATGGGATTGTCTCCagtaattagaaataattttctaaaatttttaatcgcaataaaatggaaatgaaaatataattaaaacatgtcgctggaaattataaataaattagtcgAATCGACCCATGTAAATACCTGAAATCAGACTATTACTTCCACAGTTGACTGAAGAGAGTTGTTATAAACGAACAAGGTTACCCGCTTCGGTCATGATCATTCTAATTTATTCCAACACGAACGTTTAGTTAAGGAGAGTCTGTGGTTTGTTTAGTGAAGAATACTTTGATCAAATAAGTACGAACAGTAAAAAAACCGCTATGCGTTGCATTAATGACATTATTCGTGCCTCGAAATGTCTTTAGTGTGAGGTAGGTTGTATGGAAACATGAATAAGTTATCGGTTCTATTAGTGGTCTGTGTTTTAATAACAACAACGgtgagtttgaaatttttgttttcatactAAGCGACAGCCATGAAttcttatgttttcaatatcgTTTGgcagtttttttttagttcaaacTTTTAAACAAGTAATATacatattgtattgtatattataccaaactaaatatattatttactcaTATAACCTAAAAAGAAGTATTCGTTtcaagttttgatatttttaacatacaataatgtaaataaaatttccaatttctataatttgagaaaaaatctCGACTATTAATTGTTACAACAAGTAGAACATTTTAGTTAAAGGTTAAGTTTGCCAAATCCGAGACACTAAGTCAATTAagattttataaacataaaaaattaacaaactaaccaaaaaaatgatgattctTCTTCATCAGTTACtactttttaaattgatatttttttaatgcttcGTGTGGCATTTATAAAGCCCTTATCTTTTTTAGAATTagactaaaataaatttaaaattatgagAAGTTCGGGTGTTATCAAATCTATGCTGAGTTGGCGTTTCGAAGTTCGCTTCCTTGGTACTAACGAAAATTTGACCCAATTTCATCTAAACTGTTAAAGTTGAACGCTTACTGACTTCAGTTCTAATGGTTATTGAAAAGATAATTCTTGGAGATATTTTTCTCGATGCCCAGTGCAGTGGTAGCTTCTAAGgagtatttaaaagaaatatccTCTATCATGAGTGGATAAGATATTTTccttgaaacaaaattttccatttataaacTGGATCATGACGAGATGTAGGAACACAAGAAGAAGATAAAGATGAAGAAGCAAGAGGAGCATGATAATTGTGTGATTCAACACAATCAGAAATTAATGGGGTTGTTTTAGTTTCCCTTCAGATCCGTTCATATCCAAAGAAATTTTAAGCTGAACTTGTTGACCATCATCTGCGTCAAGATTAAATTAATTACTCGATTAAAAACGGGTTCGCGATTATtaccattaaaattattgataagtTCATTCCAATCTTGAGATGGGCTTTTGCCCAGGAGGCTTCACACGAGGTGACGCTAAGGTCCCTTTCACttcaaacgaatccgaatcaaattggatcactccgaatcaagttgaatctgatcgtcatctccactctttcacaccagctgaatcaacctgaatcCTGGAATCAACCTGGAATGTTTAATTCTTCgcgacctcgaatcaaacctgattgaaccagattcgtccggtctgaaggcgggaaaagagtcccttcacatttaaacggagcgctcgaagccgaatcttggtcaatcagattcaacttgagtCGGAGCGATTCGGAATGTGCACttcgcacttgattcaacctgtcagattcctcgtccgtGATAAAAATCACAGCAACAGAAATCTCATAACTTCTGTGTATTCCTATTTGTGTGATGTATCCacacttttcttgttttctgttTCCGCCGTTGCCTCCTACGAAACACTATTGCATTTAAAACAACTGCGTCCATGATGATAGCTCAAAAGCAACtaaaagaaggaaaacaaaaagaagatgaaaggatttttatagattcaggttgattcagctggtgtgaaagagtggagatgacgaacTAGCTCTGATCTGTTTTTGAAAGTATTGGTAAAGTTAGAAGTGGGTATGTTGTTCACAGTAGCAGGATCAGAAGCAGATACAACGGGAGTTgaagtagaaatatattttaattttttgaatctatAATCACAAAATTTCCGCGATAAGCCGTTATTGCTCGttctaatattaataacaatgaTGTCATCTTTTGTTATCACATTGGGAAGCACTACGACGAGCACCGGCTAcctgaaattattgaaaattagagtaaagtttttcttttgataattcttaaaaataagCTAATAGCACATTTTCAGTTGTCGCAGATACGTTTTCATTGTTTaccaatttttaaaagtttgtagAAAGTAGTATAGAAAGTTGTCTATTTGTATATATTCGTTATAATTTAATATCCACTAATAAAACGTTAGATAGTCATTAAGAAAGTCCTTGTACGTATGGTAAATATGGTGTGTGACATTCTGATGTTCAAAACctgttttgtttgttaaattatcataatatttgtttatcctTCAACACATTTCAAGACGAATTTAGAAGATCATTAAGAACTGGCACTGACTTCCAATTTGAGGTTGAATTACCGGGTGTTTATAAATATGTATCGGAGttatgatatttattacattaatcTTACAGTTATGAATGATATGTCGAATTGAATAGCAGCAATTTTATCTAGAGGTTGATCAGGATGTGCaccaatttttcacaaaatattgctgtttatttatttgtggAAGGTCCTAATTTCGACTGGTATCAATTGTTGTAAAgccaaaaaaatacttttgccTCCGCTTCATATCAAACTTCCACTAATGGAAAACTTGTTTTAGGTTATAAATCAAGAAAGTGGAGGATTTAAATATCTAAGTTAAGTCTCTCTCCAGTTAAGTAACACCAACTTAAAGAAATGTAccaggtctggctattaaataacgagaatgGTTACGTAAAAtgattttcttataaaaattcttctataATCGAATATTCTCCTTCAATATATTCCCCGCCCCTCGCTACACACATTTCCATACGTTTCTTCCATTGAtggaagcagtgctggaagtcttctttggtgacgGCCTTTAGAGGCTCTTCCGTTTTTTGTtctaccgcttccatcgactcacaTCGGGTCCATTTTAAAACATATTCTATCTTCGAAAACGAAAAAGAGTCGCACGGTACCCAATCTGGTGAGTACGTCGGGTGTTCGATCACTGGAGTGCGTTGTCCTGATGAAAAATCGGGCCGTTTTCTACGAAGTCGCTCTCGCAAAACTGACActagatagagaattgtccccataggcttcttgcaacaatttatatcTGTC belongs to Diorhabda carinulata isolate Delta chromosome X, icDioCari1.1, whole genome shotgun sequence and includes:
- the LOC130901539 gene encoding arginine/serine-rich protein 1-like encodes the protein MEVDKQKTASAAIPKELEGVIQSKVAEIVTSILENTKLGRRKRRHSRSESSRSRSRSKSRSRSRGGRSRSRSKSRSRHGYYKHGSKKSRRSCSRERCDVSCSRDNEPCVGWENFGPFPPRHHHHFHHHPPHHHGWFRGEFGPWARKGKWGRPGRFPWNSNCKCGNGTEAKESEKTKDDTKEKEGTPAAERYMTSDLEYLDLCDDADDIE